The following DNA comes from Cedecea neteri.
GCCCAAGCTATGCGACAACGGATAACTCGCTGCAGGTGCCGGGTGCCACGGTGTATGACGCCCGCATCGGCTGGCAGTATCGCCAGTGGCAGGTCGCCCTTAACGCCGCCAACCTGACGAACAAAACCTACCTCGCAGCCTGCCAGAACAACGGCTGTGAGTACGCGGTTAAACGTCAGTACGTGGCTACCTTAAGTTACCAGTGGTAAGCGAATGCTCTCACGCAGACGTTTACTGACCTTTGCGCTGGCCGCCCCGTTTATCGGGGCGGCTGGTGCCGTTTCCGGGCCACCGCAGCGCCTGGCGGTATTGGACTGGGGGCTGACCGAGCTGATTCTGGCGCTTGGCGTGACGCCGCAGTCGGTATCGGCCCCCGACTGGTATCGCAAGCTGATAGGCACGCCGGAACTGCCCGCCAGCGTGGTGGATATCGGCCTGCTGTTTCAGCCAAACCTCGAAACCCTGTATGCGCTGAAGCCCGATCTGATCGTTATCACGCCGGGGCATATGCTGCTTAAGCCGCAACTGGAGCGCATTGCGCCCACGCTGACGCTGCCGACCGGCAGCCTCGCCGAATGGCAAATTTCCCTCGATAAGCTGGCGGCTATACTCCAGCGGCAGGCGCAGGCTCGTGCGGTCACGGCGGCTTTTGAGCTGGCCGCGCTTCGTGCCAGGGAATCTGCCTCGACTTATCAACGCCCGCTATTTATCGCCACGCCGGTAGATGCGCTGCATATGCGGCTTTACGGCGCGGGCAGCCTCGCCGGAGATGTGCTGTCTCGCTGTGGTTTCAGCAATGCCTGGCGCGGTGGCGTTAACGCGCAGGGCGAGGCGATGGTCGAGCTGACGCGCATTGGCGCAGACAATGCCGGGCTGATTCTTTTGCCGGAGGACGGGCAATTGCCGCAGATCCAACGCTGGCAGAGTTCACTACTTTGGCAGCGCCTGCCGCTTACTTTTCAGACTCAGTTGGCTTTCCCGGCGCAAAAATTTAATTCCGGCGGCGCGCTGGTGACGGCCACGCGTATTGCCGAAGCATTGGGGCAAATCGTGGCGGGGTGGCAGCATGGCTGAGACGGGAAAAACGACGGCTGCCTGGCTGCTGATAGCCGTGCTTTGGCTGGCGAGCATCGTCATGGCGCTGCAAAACGTGGCGCAGCACGACGGGCTTCTGCACGGCCTGAGCGTGCTGTTTAGCTCGCAAATGTCTGACGCGCAGGCGGTGATCCTGCACTCCATGTGGTTCCCGCGCCAGGTGATGGCCATGCTCGGCGGCGCCGTGCTGGCCCTTTGCGGCTGGCTGATGCAGCGGGCGCTACGCAATCCGCTGGCGGAGCCCATTACCCTTGGAATGACTTCCGGCGCAACGCTGGCTTTGGGCGTGGCGTCGATGTGGTTCCCGGCCACGCTGCTGTCGGCGAGAACCGGGGTAGTGATTGCCGGGGAAGTTGTCGCTTTGCTGCTGGTGTTGCTGCTTTCCTGGCGGCAGCGCCTTTCGCCGCTGGTGATGATTCAGGCGGGGATGCTGGTCAACCTGTGGTGCGGCTCGCTGACGATGATCATGGCGGTGATCAACGACCGTTTTCTGCTGTCGGTGCTGATGTGGGGCGGCGGTTCGCTGGCGCAGCAGGACTGGGGCGGCGTGACGGCGATTCTGCCCTGGCTTGGCCTGTGCGGCCTGGTTTTGCTGCTGTTGCTGCGTCCGCTGGCGCTGCTCAGGCTGCCGGAGGCGATGGTGAGCAGCCTGGGTGCATCTCCGCTGCTGATCCGTTCGGCGGCGATGGCGCTGGCGCTGGTGATGAGCGCTTTAATCATCAACAGCGTCGGGGTGATTGGTTTTATCGGCCTGGCCGCCCCGCACCTGGCACGCTTAGGCGGGGCACGCACCACACGGCAAATGCTCTGCCACTCGCTGCTTATCGGGGCAGGTTTGCTGTGGTTCACCGACCTGTGCGTCAGCCGTATCACGCTGCTGGACGGGCAACTGCTGCCGGTGGGGATGTTAACTGCCCTGACCGGCGGACCGCTGCTGATCCTGCTGGCGGGCAAGGCCCGGTATCAGGTACTGGACACCACGCCTTCGGCTTATGAAGGCGAAGCGGGCGGCGTGCGCTTCCCGGCGGGCATGGCTTTTGCGCTGCTGCTGGTGGCTGTGGTGCTGTCGCTGTTTGTCGGCCAGGGGCTGCACGGCTGGCACTGGACGACCCTCGCGGAACAACCCGCTCTGCTGCCGATGCGCCTGCCGCGCCTGCTGGCGGCCTTGAGCGCCGGAGCTTTGCTGGCGGCGGCGGGCGTGTTGATGCAGCGCGTCAGCGGCAACCCGCTGGCAAGCCCGGAGATCCTCGGCATCGGCGGCGGGGCGGCGATGGGCGTGACGGCATTTCTGCTGCTGTTCCCGATGGGCGGGACGGGGCTGATGATCCTCAGCAGCGCCGCCGGGGCACTGATCAGCCTGCTGATAACGCTGTGGAGCAGCCGCCAGAGCGCTTTTAACCCGCAGCGGGTGCTGCTGAACGGTCTGGCGCTGAACGCGCTGTTCCAGGCCATCGCCAGCATCGTGATGCTGAATAGCCGCCAGGCCAGTTCGATGCTGCTGCAGCTGATGACCGGCAGCACCTACTACGTCAATAACGGCATCGCCATCGGCGTGTTCTTCGCCATGTTGCTGCTGCTGGCGGTTTCTCCGCTGTGCAAACGTTGGCTACTGCTGCTGCCGCTCGGGCAGGTGAGCGGCTCGCTGGGCGTGAATGTCGCCAGGGCGAGGATTAGCGTACTGGCGCTGGCCGCACTGATGACCGGACTGGCCACGCTGATCGTCGGGCCGGTGTCGTTTGTCGGGCTGCTGGGGCCGCACCTGGCGCGAAAAGCCGGCGCGAAACGCCCGATGGCGCAGTTGTTTACCGCCGCGCTGCTGTCCGCGTTGATTATGGTGCTGGCGGACTGGATGGGCCGCAATTTTCTGTATCCGCGTCAGCTGCCCGTAGGGCTGGTGGCGTCGCTGGTCGGCGTACCGCTGCTGGTATGGCCGCTGATCCGTAGCCGGGCGCATACACATCAACAATAGCGCCGGCAGAGTAATGTCGAAAAGGAAGTAACAATGTCTCTGTTAATGATGCTGTTCCGCCTGGTAGGCGGCTGGCTGGTGCTGGCGGCGTTTGCCAGCGTGGTCAGCGGGCTAAGCAACGCCTCGCTGCTGGCGGTGATCAACCATAGCCTGACGCTGCCGCCCGGCGGGCTGGCCGATGTGGCACTGAAGTTTGTGCTGCTGGCCGCGTTAATGCTGGGCACCCGCGTGCTGGCCGAAACGCTCTTTATGTGGCTCGGGCAAAAAGTGAAGGCCACGCTGCGCAAAGACGTGGTGGATCACGTCAGCGAAACCGCCTGGGCGCAGCTGGAGAAAACCGGTATGGCAAAGGCGGTGTCCATTCTGACCCAGGATCTCGACACGCTGGTGGTCTTTTTCGTCAGCCTGCCGGGGTTGCTTATCTACGGGGCGGCGATTGTCGGCTGCCTGATTTACCTCGGCACGCTATCGTGGCAGGTCCTGCTGCTGGCGCTGCTGGTGCTTGGCCTGGGGGCGATGGGCTACCGCGCCGCCCACGGCAAAGCGCTGGGGCTGCTGCGTAGTTCCCGGCAGCGGGAAGATACGCTGATTGCCCAGTGTAAAAAACTGTTCGATGGTGGGCGCGAGTTCCGCCTGAATCCGCTGCGCAGACGGCACTTTGTCGATGGGCCGCTGAGCGAGAACATCGAGGCGGTGCGCATCGAACGCACTCGCGGGTATGTATTTTACGGCCTGGCGAAGAGCTGGGGCAGCGTGCTGTTCTTCGCGTTTATCGGCGTGGTGCTTTACTGGCTGCGAGAGTCACTGGCGCTCAGCTCGGCGGTGATGACCGGCTACACGATGATTTTTCTGTACATGATTGTGCCGGTGGAAGGCGTTTTGTCGGCGCTGCCGACCGTGACCAGCGCCCGCATCGCACTCCAGCGAATCGCCCAGCTTAAAACCGACCTGCCGCAGGAAAAACTGCTGCCGCTGAAAAGCCTGCCCCGTTTTGACAGCCTCGAGCTGGCCGATATTCGCTACGAATATCAGGGTGAAGAGGGGGAACGTTTTACCCTCGGGCCGCTAAATCTTCGTTTCACCCAGGGCGAGCTGGTCTTTCTGGTGGGCGGCAACGGCAGCGGGAAAACCACGCTGGCCAATTTGCTGGTGGGCCTTTACCCGCCGGACAGCGGCGAGCTTCGGCTTAACGGCAGGCTGATAACGCCCGAGCAGCGGGAGATCTACCGCCAGCATTTCGCCGTGGTATTTAATGATTTCTTCCTGTTTGATGACGTGGATAACGTCCACGAGCGCACGGCGGACCAGGTGAACAAGCTGCTGCATCTGCTGAAGCTCGACCACAAAGTAGCCTTCCGGGATGGGCGTTTTTCAACCACCGCGCTTTCTCAGGGGCAGCGTAAACGGCTCGCGCTGCTGCAGGCGTGGCTGGAGAATCGGCCTTTTTATCTGTTTGACGAATGGGCGGCGGATCAGGATCCCGGCTTTAAAGAGGTGTTCTACAAAGTGCTGCTGCCGATGCTGAAAGCGGAAGGCAAAACGGTGCTCGCCATTACCCACGACGACCGCTATTTCCCGCTGGCGGACAGGCTGATTAAGCTGGAGTCCGGGCAGGTGGTGGCAGACAGCGTACTCAGGCCGCTGTCTGCCTGAATTGCAGAGTTACACCAAATGACACGCGACGCGGTGAGCATCGCCCACTTCCCGCAGCGCCGGGACTTCCTGGCGGCAGCGGTCGGTGACCTGCGGGCAGCGCGAAGAGAAACGGCAGCCGGAGGGCGGGCGAGAAGGATCGGGGATTTCGCCCTGAATGGCTGCCACCGGCTCGCTGTCTGGATCCAGCGTCGGGACCGCGGCTAGCAGCGCCTGCGTATAAGGGTGCAGTGGTTGGCTGAAAAGCGTGTCGCGGCTGGCGGTTTCCACCAGTTGACCGAGATACATCACCGCGACGTCGTCACAGAGGTGTTCGACCACGCCGAGATCGTGCGAGATAAACAGAAACGTCACGCCGCGTTCGTCGCGCAGATCGGAAAACAGATTGATGATCTGCGCCTGAATGGAGACGTCGAGCGCGGAGATCGGTTCGTCCGCAATAATAAAATCGGGGTTAAGGATCAGCGCGCGAGCGATACCAATGCGCTGGCGCTGGCCGCCGGAAAACTCATGCGGGAAGCGGTTGTAATGCTGCGGTGCCAGCCCGCAAATCTTCATCACTTCCAGCACCTTGTCACGCAGCTCGGCGCGGGTGCACAGCTTGTGCTCCAGCATCGCTTCGCCGATGGCGTCTCCTACGCGGATGCGCGGGTTTAGCGAGCTGTAAGGATCCTGAAAAACGAGCTGGATTTTGGGGCGCAGCGCCCGCGACTCTCTGGCGCTCAGCTCACTCAGTTCTTTGCCGCGATACTTCACGCTACCGGCGGTTTTGTCGTACAGGCCAAGCAGGGTACGGCCGACGGTGGTTTTCCCGCTGCCGGACTCGCCCACGAGGCCGAAAATGGTGCCCTGGCGAATGTTAAAGCTGACGCCGTCGACCGCGCGCAGTTCGCCGGTTTGCTGGCCGAAAAGCCCGTCGCGCAGCGGGAAGTGTTTTTTGAGCCCTTCGACTTCAATAACGTACTGAGTGTTCACGATGCGGAC
Coding sequences within:
- a CDS encoding iron-siderophore ABC transporter substrate-binding protein is translated as MLSRRRLLTFALAAPFIGAAGAVSGPPQRLAVLDWGLTELILALGVTPQSVSAPDWYRKLIGTPELPASVVDIGLLFQPNLETLYALKPDLIVITPGHMLLKPQLERIAPTLTLPTGSLAEWQISLDKLAAILQRQAQARAVTAAFELAALRARESASTYQRPLFIATPVDALHMRLYGAGSLAGDVLSRCGFSNAWRGGVNAQGEAMVELTRIGADNAGLILLPEDGQLPQIQRWQSSLLWQRLPLTFQTQLAFPAQKFNSGGALVTATRIAEALGQIVAGWQHG
- the fhuB gene encoding Fe(3+)-hydroxamate ABC transporter permease FhuB; protein product: MAETGKTTAAWLLIAVLWLASIVMALQNVAQHDGLLHGLSVLFSSQMSDAQAVILHSMWFPRQVMAMLGGAVLALCGWLMQRALRNPLAEPITLGMTSGATLALGVASMWFPATLLSARTGVVIAGEVVALLLVLLLSWRQRLSPLVMIQAGMLVNLWCGSLTMIMAVINDRFLLSVLMWGGGSLAQQDWGGVTAILPWLGLCGLVLLLLLRPLALLRLPEAMVSSLGASPLLIRSAAMALALVMSALIINSVGVIGFIGLAAPHLARLGGARTTRQMLCHSLLIGAGLLWFTDLCVSRITLLDGQLLPVGMLTALTGGPLLILLAGKARYQVLDTTPSAYEGEAGGVRFPAGMAFALLLVAVVLSLFVGQGLHGWHWTTLAEQPALLPMRLPRLLAALSAGALLAAAGVLMQRVSGNPLASPEILGIGGGAAMGVTAFLLLFPMGGTGLMILSSAAGALISLLITLWSSRQSAFNPQRVLLNGLALNALFQAIASIVMLNSRQASSMLLQLMTGSTYYVNNGIAIGVFFAMLLLLAVSPLCKRWLLLLPLGQVSGSLGVNVARARISVLALAALMTGLATLIVGPVSFVGLLGPHLARKAGAKRPMAQLFTAALLSALIMVLADWMGRNFLYPRQLPVGLVASLVGVPLLVWPLIRSRAHTHQQ
- a CDS encoding cyclic peptide export ABC transporter: MSLLMMLFRLVGGWLVLAAFASVVSGLSNASLLAVINHSLTLPPGGLADVALKFVLLAALMLGTRVLAETLFMWLGQKVKATLRKDVVDHVSETAWAQLEKTGMAKAVSILTQDLDTLVVFFVSLPGLLIYGAAIVGCLIYLGTLSWQVLLLALLVLGLGAMGYRAAHGKALGLLRSSRQREDTLIAQCKKLFDGGREFRLNPLRRRHFVDGPLSENIEAVRIERTRGYVFYGLAKSWGSVLFFAFIGVVLYWLRESLALSSAVMTGYTMIFLYMIVPVEGVLSALPTVTSARIALQRIAQLKTDLPQEKLLPLKSLPRFDSLELADIRYEYQGEEGERFTLGPLNLRFTQGELVFLVGGNGSGKTTLANLLVGLYPPDSGELRLNGRLITPEQREIYRQHFAVVFNDFFLFDDVDNVHERTADQVNKLLHLLKLDHKVAFRDGRFSTTALSQGQRKRLALLQAWLENRPFYLFDEWAADQDPGFKEVFYKVLLPMLKAEGKTVLAITHDDRYFPLADRLIKLESGQVVADSVLRPLSA
- a CDS encoding ABC transporter ATP-binding protein, producing MNTQYVIEVEGLKKHFPLRDGLFGQQTGELRAVDGVSFNIRQGTIFGLVGESGSGKTTVGRTLLGLYDKTAGSVKYRGKELSELSARESRALRPKIQLVFQDPYSSLNPRIRVGDAIGEAMLEHKLCTRAELRDKVLEVMKICGLAPQHYNRFPHEFSGGQRQRIGIARALILNPDFIIADEPISALDVSIQAQIINLFSDLRDERGVTFLFISHDLGVVEHLCDDVAVMYLGQLVETASRDTLFSQPLHPYTQALLAAVPTLDPDSEPVAAIQGEIPDPSRPPSGCRFSSRCPQVTDRCRQEVPALREVGDAHRVACHLV